From a single Lolium rigidum isolate FL_2022 chromosome 7, APGP_CSIRO_Lrig_0.1, whole genome shotgun sequence genomic region:
- the LOC124671714 gene encoding E3 ubiquitin-protein ligase WAV3-like has protein sequence MESPDQMNLCAICLSGMGVGGGQAIFMAECSHMFHFHCISASVAYGHLLCPLCNAPWRELPFVRPAAASVPPTQPPVQPPSVDVVPLPLRLSVTTQPENLDVFDNVFDDDEQVEPAAAAPSNRAVVVKTYTDYSAVARDSSRDNFAVLVHLKATGTEAPREPLDLVMVLDVSRSMHGRKLELLKQAMRFVVDILGPEDRLCIVSFSSTARRVTRLMRMTDAGKALCVRAVQSLTALRGTNIAEGLRTAAKVLDERRYRNGFSSVVLLSDGQDNCTLTRQALGSRPPNYAALVPPSLARMGTTTGGRTAPIHTFGFGRSHDAAAMHVIAEASGGTFSFIENEAVIQDAFAQCVGGLLSVVVQDARLAVACVHPGVRVVSVKSGVYESRVDEDGRAASVAVGELYADEERRFLLFLAVPAAGETDGEVTTLLKVSCVYRDATAGVEFSVTAEDAVVARPEHAPDLARSVEVERELIRVETTEDIAASRAAAERGAHQEAVEILENRWRAVAQSDAARGGDAMIAALEIELRGMLGRVSSQQNYARSGRAHMLAGMSAHMHQRSSSSSLGSWSELELLLPSAIGFHAGGVTTSMEGTRQDSHRVDATLPYATPAILAMLLRSRRAREAAAEGRLEREEAEGSDPN, from the exons ATGGAAAGCCCTGACCAG ATGAATCTTTGCGCTATCTGCCTCAGCGGCATGGGCGTCGGCGGCGGGCAAGCCATCTTCATGGCCGAGTGCTCCCACATGTTCCACTTTCACTGCATCTCCGCTAGCGTCGCGTATGGCCACCTCCTCTGCCCGCTCTGCAATGCGCCCTGGCGCGAACTGCCATTCGTGCGACCGGCGGCGGCATCAGTGCCGCCCACCCAGCCACCGGTACAGCCGCCGTCCGTGGATGTCGTGCCGCTACCTCTACGACTATCAGTAACCACCCAGCCCGAAAATCTGGAcgtcttcgacaacgtcttcGACGACGACGAGCAGGTGGAGCCGGCAGCAGCCGCACCATCCAACAGAGCGGTGGTCGTCAAGACATACACCGACTACTCGGCCGTCGCCAGAGACTCGTCTCGCGACAACTTCGCCGTGCTCGTGCACCTCAAGGCTACCGGCACCGAAGCGCCACGCGAGCCGCTCGACCTCGTGATGGTGCTCGACGTCAGCAGAAGCATGCACGGGCGCAAGCTCGAGCTGCTGAAGCAGGCGATGAGGTTCGTCGTGGACATCCTCGGCCCGGAAGACCGCCTCTGTATCGTGTCCTTCTCGTCCACGGCGCGCCGCGTGACACGGCTCATGCGCATGACGGACGCCGGGAAGGCGCTGTGCGTGCGCGCCGTGCAGTCCCTCACGGCGCTTCGCGGCACCAACATCGCCGAGGGGCTCCGCACCGCCGCCAAGGTGCTCGACGAGCGCCGGTACAGGAACGGCTTTTCAAGCGTGGTGCTGCTCTCCGACGGCCAGGACAACTGCACCTTGACGAGACAGGCGCTCGGCAGCAGACCGCCCAACTACGCGGCGCTCGTCCCGCCATCCCTTGCGCGCATGGGCACCACCACAGGCGGTCGCACAGCGCCCATCCACACGTTCGGCTTCGGCAGAAGCCACGACGCGGCTGCGATGCACGTCATCGCCGAGGCGTCGGGTGGCACGTTCTCGTTTATCGAGAACGAGGCGGTGATCCAGGACGCGTTCGCGCAGTGTGTCGGCGGGCTGCTCTCCGTCGTGGTTCAGGACGCGCGTCTCGCGGTTGCCTGCGTGCATCCTGGCGTTCGTGTCGTTTCAGTCAAGTCTGGGGTTTACGAGAGCCGCGTCGACGAGGACGGCCGCGCTGCGTCGGTCGCGGTGGGCGAACTCTACGCCGACGAGGAGAGGCGTTTCTTGCTATTCTTGGCCGTACCGGCAGCAGGAGAAACGGACGGTGAAGTCACTACTCTGCTGAAAGTTTCCTGCGTCTACCGAGACGCGACCGCCGGCGTGGAATTCAGCGTGACGGCCGAGGACGCGGTGGTGGCGAGGCCGGAACACGCGCCGGACTTGGCACGGTCGGTGGAGGTGGAGCGGGAGCTCATCCGGGTCGAGACCACCGAGGACATTGCGGCGTCGAGGGCGGCAGCAGAGCGGGGTGCGCACCAGGAAGCGGTGGAGATACTCGAGAACCGGTGGCGAGCGGTGGCGCAGTCCGACGCGGCACGAGGCGGCGACGCCATGATCGCGGCGCTGGAGATCGAGCTGCGGGGCATGCTCGGGCGCGTGTCGAGCCAGCAGAACTACGCACGATCGGGGCGGGCGCACATGCTCGCTGGCATGAGCGCGCACATGCACCAGCGGAGCAGCTCCAGCTCTCTGGGCAGTTGGTCGGAGCTGGAGCTGCTGCTGCCATCGGCGATTGGATTCCACGCTGGAGGGGTGACGACGTCCATGGAAGGAACACGCCAGGATTCGCATCGAGTCGATGCGACGCTGCCCTACGCGACGCCGGCCATACTCGCGATGCTGTTGCGGTCGCGGAGGGCCCGCGAGGCGGCAGCCGAGGGCCGGCTGGAGCGGGAAGAAGCCGAAGGCTCCGATCCGAACTGA